Proteins found in one Pocillopora verrucosa isolate sample1 chromosome 12, ASM3666991v2, whole genome shotgun sequence genomic segment:
- the LOC131779474 gene encoding neuromedin U receptor homolog nmur-2, with translation MLIMGSLSLTDSELRNTSYGDTSTVEAVKLPQVEGTRAVFGLIAAFSVFLNFFFCVVMIRKPVMLKSAHNILLFSLAITDLLTGILIPLTPGYVVSISSFPVPSGLRGEVFCRFLGSRYVLFTMGRVSILKVTCLAVERWFSIFRPMTYRFYFTTKRMFLYILAIWVFTCILKSNKFFEWKLLGNKCSPIKAPYGETITQTIVIFINSVIGFCLPCIITWASFAHIALLFKTSLVARCYGERQRKQQKALLRMCAVACLTLTLCWLPAQAIYVLSPFGITNIDSPIHIIGGILAMSNSCVNPLIYWMTNKEYRDSLCKTFEVSKIKLFNRRRKKMMESQMYELMVLRNSGN, from the exons ATGTTAATAATGGGTAGCCTGAGTCTGACTGATTCAGAATTGCGAAATACGAGCTATGGAGATACATCAACCGTTGAAGCTGTTAAACTGCCGCAGGTGGAGGGGACACGAGCGGTATTTGGACTAATCGCTGCTTTTTCCGTGTTTTTAAACTTCTTCTTTTGTGTGGTTATGATAAGGAAGCCTGTCATGTTGAAATCAGCGCACAACATTCTCCTGTTCTCGCTTGCCATTACGGATCTGCTAACAG GGATATTAATCCCTCTCACCCCAGGATATGTTGTTAGCATTTCATCCTTCCCAGTTCCAAGTGGCTTACGTGGTGAAGTTTTTTGCCGCTTTTTGGGCAGCAGATATGTCCTCTTTACAATGGGGAGAGTCTCTATTTTGAAGGTCACGTGTTTGGCTGTGGAGAGATGGTTTTCTATCTTTCGACCAATGACTTACAGGTTTTACTTCACAACGAAGAGGatgtttctttacattttggcCATTTGGGTGTTTACCTGTATTTTGAAGAGTAACAAATTCTTTGAATGGAAATTGTTAGGAAATAAATGTTCTCCGATAAAAGCGCCATATGGAGAAACAATTACTCAAACAATAGTAATATTTATCAACTCTGTTATAGGGTTTTGCCTTCCATGTATAATTACATGGGCGTCATTTGCTCATATTGCATTGCTTTTCAAGACATCACTGGTGGCGAGATGTTACGGTGAGcgacaaagaaaacaacagaaagcGCTATTACGCATGTGCGCCGTAGCGTGTCTAACTCTGACACTGTGTTGGCTACCAGCTCAAGCTATTTATGTTCTGTCTCCTTTTGGCATCACAAATATTGATAGTCCCATACACATTATAGGTGGAATTCTCGCCATGTCTAATTCATGCGTCAATCCTTTGATATACTGGATGACAAACAAAGAGTACAGGGACAGTTTGTGTAAAACCTTCGAGGTTTCAAAGATAAAACTTTTCAACAGAAGACGCAAAAAAATGATGGAAAGTCAAATGTATGAACTAATGGTTTTACGAAACTCAGGTAACTGA
- the LOC131779425 gene encoding trafficking protein particle complex subunit 13-like, which produces MDTGLREREHLLNLKVMRLTRPSLFTSVPVTNESQDLPGNTLEVAHTADITSVKGLSKFALGELFVLPHTFGNIFLGEVFSSYVSVHNDSNQPVKDIVIKTDLQTSSQRLNLSGTANMPVSKLDPEESFDQVIQHEVKELGTHILVCAVNYATLTGEKMYFRKFFKFQVLKPLDVKTKFYNAMGDEVFLEAQVQNITSSPMVMESVRLEPSAVYTVTDLNSIMIDPKRGDGDGEESITESIFGQGSYMNPNDTRQYLYRLAPVANMSKNVKVANVVGKLDIVWRTAFGERGRLQTSQLQRVAPPVLDIKMSVVQIPDAVLVEKRFPVKLSLRNTCERKMDLKLFMTKSKDGGLMWCGTSGKSLGFLPPGNSVELLLNLLPLAAGLQSVGGLQIVDCLSSRTYELDNLSQVFVYSSEVSPFLHQY; this is translated from the exons ATGGATACTGGCTTAAGAGAAAGGGAGCACTTGCTCAATTTAAAAG TGATGAGGCTGACAAGACCATCGTTGTTCACAAGTGTTCCCGTGACAAACGAGTCTCAAGATCTACCAG ggaatACTTTGGAGGTTGCACACACAGCAGACATAACATCTGTAAAGGGACTCAGTAAATTCGCTTTGGGTGAATTGTTTGTCTTGCCTCACACATTTGG AAATATCTTCCTTGGCGAAGTATTTTCAAGTTATGTCAGTGTTCATAATGACAGTAACCAACCAGTCAAAGATATTGTAATTAAG ACTGACCTCCAGACGTCATCTCAGAGATTGAATTTATCAGGCACAGCTAACATGCCAGTGTCTAAACTGGATCCTGAGGAGAGTTTTGATCAGGTTATTCAACATGAAGTAAAAGAACTTGGGACACATAT CCTTGTGTGTGCTGTGAATTATGCCACTTTAACAGGAGAGAAGATGTACTTTAGGAAATTCTTTAAATTCCAG GTCCTCAAACCTCTtgatgtgaaaacaaaattttacaatgcTATG GGTGATGAAGTATTTCTTGAAGCTCAAGTACAAAACATAACATCAAGTCCAATGGTTATGGAGTCTGTTAGACTAGAGCCATCAGCAGTGTATACTGTTACAGATCTTAACTCTATTATGATTGATCCTAAACGAGGGGATGGTGATGG AgaggagagtataacagaaaGTATATTTGGTCAGGGCTCTTACATGAACCCAAATGATACCAGACAATATCTGTACAGGCTGGCACCAGTAGCTAACATGAGCAAAAATGTCAAG GTAGCTAATGTTGTTGGCAAGTTGGATATCGTGTGGAGAACAGCTTTTGGAGAAAGAGGGAGACTGCAAACTAGTCAACTTCAGAGAGTG GCTCCTCCAGTGTTAGATATCAAAATGAGTGTCGTCCAAATCCCAGATGCGGTGTTAGTGGAAAAAAGGTTTCCAGTCAAACTTTCACTAAGAAATACATG TGAAAGGAAGATGGATCTTAaactttttatgacaaaaagtaAAGATGGTGGACTAATGTGGTGTGGAACATCTGGCAAG AGTCTTGGTTTTCTACCCCCTGGAAATTCAGTGGAACTGCTACTTAACCTCCTTCCACTTGCTGCTGGATTGCAA AGTGTTGGAGGATTGCAGATAGTGGACTGTCTTTCTTCACGTACATACGAGCTGGATAACTTGTCCCAAGTGTTTGTTTACTCATCAGAAGTCTCACCATTTTTGCACCAGTATTAA
- the LOC131779475 gene encoding E3 ubiquitin-protein ligase TRIM23-like, giving the protein MEASSVVVPKTRSRLNVLECRVCEDVFTLQGDKVPRLLLCGHTVCHDCLTRLPVLGHKLHCPFDRQSTELGDSGVWGLKKNFALLELLERLQVLQEPSVISDSESRDDTVRCDENEEHIANIYCTVCETNLCGECAEGTHSTKTLVKHRRIPISEKPKEKPKCLQHSAHVIEFTCLEEECQDNSLMCFVCRDYGKHQGHKHTLLENEAENMRASVTKVIQHVRTFTDEVDGSAARLSSVIEAIEGGVLMQEDERGNLVAQHVAGTAEDARSKVRAYFDDLRETVNRQEEAGLAVVNNYVREKLLSLRQQQEDMAVLMSQVTSVCVECDRALKRSDAEVIEARNSIHSLLETVQDQQEQFTNIASLCDTDAAIPVAFTKDNRVHIGPKMEMRVVALGLDGAGKTSILFKMKHDEFVSPITTIGFNVETVEHRSLKFTLWDVGGLQKLRPLWRHYYLNTQAVIFVIDSNNLERIEEAHEELAKLMAEKRLKDALLLIYANKQDLPSALSVDDLTEKLALHKLCCGRSWNIFASDAHSGKGLHEGLDWLARQLMSEFAQ; this is encoded by the exons ATGGAAGCTTCTTCAGTTGTTGTACCAAAAACAAGAAGTCGTCTAAAT GTGTTAGAGTGTCGAGTTTGTGAAGATGTATTCACCCTTCAAGGTGACAAAGTTCCAAGGTTATTATTGTGTGGACACACTGTCTGTCATGACTGTTTGACTCGGCTACCAGTCCTTGGGCACAAACTTCACTGTCCCTTTGACAGACAGTCAACTGAACTGGGTGACTCTGGAGTCTGgggtttaaagaaaaattttgcattGTTGGAACTGTTAGAACGTCTTCAAGTGCTACAAGAACCATCAGTAATAAGTGACAGTGAGAGCAGAGATGACACTGTTAGATGTGATGAAAATGAAGAGCACATTGCCAACATATACTGTACTGTTTGTGAAACTAACTTGTGTGGTGAATGTGCAGAGGGTACTCACTCCACCAAAACTCTAGTGAAGCACAGAAGAATTCCCATTTCTGAGAAACCCAAAGAAAAGCCAAAATGTCTACAACACTCAGCTCATGTCATAGAATTCACATGTTTAGAGGAAGAATGTCAAGATAACTCACTGATGTGCTTTGTGTGTCGAGATTATGGTAAACATCAGGGACATAAGCATACTCTACTTGAGAATGAAGCAGAGAACATGCGTGCCTCTGTGACCAAAGTCATACAGCATGTTAGAACCTTTACTGATGAAGTTGATGGGTCAGCTGCAAGGCTTTCTTCAGTTATTGAAGCAATTGAAG GTGGGGTGTTGATGCAAGAGGATGAACGAGGAAATCTCGTTGCGCAACATGTTGCTGGAACTGCAGAAGATGCAAGAAGTAAAGTGCGAGCATATTTTGATGATCTACGAGAAACAGTCAACCGACAAGAGGAGGCTGGACTTGCTGTTGTTAATAATTATGTGAGAGAGAAACTACTGTCACTCAGACAACAACAGGAGGACATGGCTGTTTTGATGTCGCAAGTAACATCTGTCTGTGTTGAGTGTGACAGAGCACTCAAGAGGAGTGATGCTGAG GTAATAGAAGCCAGAAACAGTATCCACAGTCTTTTGGAAACAGTACAAGACCAGCAGGAGCAGTTCACCAACATTGCTAGCCTCTGTGACACAGATGCTGCCATCCCTGTTGCCTTTACAAAAGACAATAGGGTCCACATAGGCCCAAAAATGGAAATGAGAGTAGTTGCACTGGGACTTGATGGAGCAGGAAAgacttcaattttatttaaaatgaagCATGATGAGTTTGTCTCGCCCATAACAACAATTG GATTCAATGTGGAAACTGTTGAACATCGCAGTTTAAAGTTTACTCTTTGGGATGTTGGTGGTCTGCAGAAACTCCGTCCACTTTGGAGACATTATTACCTTAACACACAAG CTGTGATCTTTGTGATTGACAGTAACAATTTAGAGCGTATTGAAGAGGCTCATGAGGAACTTGCAAAATTAATGGCAGAGAAAAGACTGAAAGATGCTCTGTTGTTGATATATGCTAACAAACAG GACTTGCCCAGTGCTCTCAGTGTTGATGATCTCACTGAAAAGCTTGCTCTCCATAAGCTGTGTTGTGGAAGGAGCTGGAACATATTTGCCTCTGATGCACATTCTGGCAAGGGCCTACATGAAGGCTTAGACTGGCTTGCAAGACAACTTATGTCTGAGTTTGCACAATGA
- the LOC131779476 gene encoding putative ferric-chelate reductase 1 isoform X2 translates to MRKSELIVSMARHYAILNKFLIPGVFAVLLSKVLLCDGRLPQQRQSVKTSLTFSADGCGKTKGCFFKPESCKSAVNKCEYFMTYKPQGSTITFELSSNTKWAAVGFNHKAVMDGTDAIICSLQNGITQVGHYSVKGYQTPSRTTQKIKGLKIEQQSYEDGTIKCRFSREKQDGVMTSDLNNNLFVIFAQGPTGTGGSLREHSWKGHSMSPVNLEEIQSLEASVYDFSLLQIHAVLMVIAWVGFATIGMFIARYMKPVWGEKDLCGNRLWFQVHRAIMVITGLLTVIGVTLAFIYVGGWSKDAGAHPVIGIIVLSITIIQPIAATLRPPPYGERRWMFNWAHRSFGLIALALSVINIFLGSVLPAFHLESSAVYVMIVYLLVLAAVVMFEIYLACKQGKSVREYCVLSKPQEDEVDLTPVSASGTEIDVEKVFKLHTIMFGVLILALSIICVAMLLLITMHVEADDN, encoded by the exons ATGCGTAAGTCTGAATTAATTGTGAGTATGGCTCGACACTACGCAATACTTAACAAATTTCTGATTCCTGGAGTATTTGCCGTTTTGCTGTCGAAAG TTTTGCTTTGTGATGGTCGTCTTCCACAACAGAGACAGAGTGTCAAAACTTCCTTGACG TTTTCTGCAGATGGGTGTGGTAAAACAAAAGGCTGTTTCTTTAAACCAGAATCATGTAAATCTGCAGTAAACAAATGTGAATACTTCATGACTTACAAACCCCAAGGATCCACCATTACTTTTGAATTAAGCAGCAATACTAAGTGGGCAGCAGTTGGATTTAACCACAAGGCTGTTATG gaTGGAACAGATGCTATTATATGCTCCCTTCAAAATGGTATCACTCAAGTTGGTCATTATTCAGTTAAGGGATATCAAACACCAAGTAGAACAACACAG AAGATAAAAGGACTAAAAATTGAACAACAATCTTATGAGGATGGAACTATCAAATGCAG GTTTAGTAGAGAGAAGCAGGATGGAGTCATGACTTCTGACCTgaacaataatttatttgttatatttgCACAAGGGCCTACAG GGACTGGTGGATCTCTCAGGGAACACAGCTGGAAAGGTCACTCCATGAGCCCAGTGAATCTCGAGGAAATTCAAAGCCTTGAAGCATCAGTCTATGATTTCTCCCTACTTCAAATCCATG CAGTGTTGATGGTGATTGCCTGGGTGGGGTTTGCCACCATAGGGATGTTTATAGCAAGATACATGAAGCCAGTCTGGGGTGAAAAGGATCTGTGTGGCAACAGGCTCTGGTTTCAG GTGCACCGTGCTATCATGGTTATCACAGGCTTATTAACTGTAATAGGAGTAACTCTAGCCTTCATTTATGTTGGTGGATGGTCTAAG GATGCTGGTGCTCATCCTGTCATTGGCATTATTGTACTGTCAATAACTATCATACAGCCAATTGCAGCAACTCTCAGACCTCCTCCATATGGAGAAAG acGATGGATGTTCAACTGGGCACATAGAAGTTTTGGATTGATTGCCTTAGCATTATCAG tgaTAAATATATTCCTGGGTTCTGTACTACCAGCCTTCCATCTGGAAAGTTCTGCAGTGTATGTGATGATCGTCTATCTACTAGTGCTTGCAGCAGTGGTGATGTTTGAAATCTACTTGGCttgcaaacaaggaaaaagtgTTAGAGAGTATTGTGTGCTTTCTAAACCTCAAGAAGATGAAGTTGACCTTACTCCAGTTTCAGCCAGTGGAACTGAAATTGATGTTGAGAAG gtattcaAGCTACACACCATTATGTTTGGAGTTCTGATTTTGGCTCTAAGTATTATTTGTGTGGCCATGCTGTTACTGATCACTATGCATGTGGAAGCTGATGATAACTGA
- the LOC131779424 gene encoding membralin-like isoform X2, with product MPLEGTNPLINARDRLFRALFFKMALMYARSFPPPVRLLLEMGVLMKAITCFVILGYIHNAFSRTPINCLDQIKDQWPRDGVLRVVISRNAAVSRLSENDTTRTNFTNSANITENILVNISNVGANLKSGENYSSSVGNVYDHSSNNVPQNNHLPVKDTVVPSAFELLAPIKIEEERKEEYAVEYALEYGFLRLSSESRKKLGIPVLVVELDPAVEQCFGDSLSRFLLDEFLGYDDVLMSSVKRLAEYEDNKGYLRNVVTGDHFRFVSMWMARTSYLVALVLMFIFTISISMLLRYCHHQIFVFIVNLLQMLDLNVTIAFPAAPLFTVILSLVGMEAIMSEFFNDTTTSFYIILIVWTADQYDAICCHTQQSKKFWLRFFYLYHFAFYAYHYRFNGQYSGLALVTSWLFIQHSMLFFFHHYELPVILSHQADPEEDLLADPIAALTDEVNMPAIDDIANHPALENNPHPDLPINDDERDISQSINSRETSHSTTEGTVPVNSSLTRRHWVGAGNMGDDVDSYQGHHTWPQQHQGNTGTTTSHSSS from the exons ATGCCATTGGAAGGAACAAACCCTCTCATAAATGCCCGCGACAGATTATTCCGCGCcctgtttttcaaaatggcgctTATGTATGCTCGTTCGTTTCCTCCGCCTGTTCGCCTTCTTTTAGAGATGGGAGTGCTCATGAAG GCTATCACTTGTTTTGTAATCCTGGGCTACATACACAATGCATTTTCAAGGACTCCTATAAACTGTTTGGACCAGATCAAGGACCAGTGGCCCAGAGATGGAGTACTTAGAGTAGTCATATCACGAAATGCAGCTGTCAGCAGATTATCTGAAAATGATACTACAAGAACTAATTTCACTAATTCTGCTAACATTACAGAAAATATCCTTGTAAATATTAGTAATGTGGGAGCCAATCTTAAATCAGGAGAGAATTATTCATCATCTGTGGGGAATGTGTATGATCATTCATCTAATAATGTGCCACAGAATAACCATCTTCCTGTAAAGGATACTGTTGTGCCAAGTGCTTTTGAACTGTTAGCACCAATCAAGATCGAAG aggaaagaaaagaagaatatgCTGTTGAATATGCCTTGGAGTATGGTTTTCTTAGACTTTCCTCAGAATCCAGAAAGAAGCTGGGAATTCCTGTTTTGGTGGTTGAACTTG ACCCTGCAGTGGAGCAGTGTTTTGGAGATAGTTTGAGTCGTTTCTTGTTAGATGAATTCCTTGGATATGATGATGTATTAATGTCAAGTGTCAAAAGACTGGCTGAGTATGAAGACAACAAAG GTTATCTACGTAACGTTGTGACTGGGGATCATTTTCGCTTTGTCAGTATGTGGATGGCACGCACATCATACTTAGTGGCTCTTGTtcttatgtttattttt actatttcaatttcaatgctTTTGAGGTATTGCCATCAtcaaatctttgttttcattg TGAATTTGCTTCAGATGTTGGATTTAAATGTGACAATAGCATTCCCTGCAGCACCTTTGTTCACAGTCATTCTCTCTCTTGTGG GAATGGAAGCTATCATGTCAGAGTTTTTCAATGACACTACAACAAGCTTTTACATCATTCTGATAGTATGGACAGCTGATCAATATGATGCCATTTGTTGTCATACTCAACAGAGTAAAAAGTTCTGGCTAAG GTTCTTCTATTTGTatcattttgcattttatgcATATCATTACCGTTTTAATGGTCAGTATAGTGGACTTGCCCTCGTTACTTCATGGTTATTTATTCAG CATTCCATGCTATTTTTCTTCCATCACTATGAATTACCAGTAATCTTGAGCCATCAGGCAGATCCTGAAGAGGATCTGTTGGCAGATCCTATTGCTGCCCTCACTGACGAGGTGAATATGCCTGCTATAGATGATATTGCCAATCATCCTGCACTGGAGAATAATCCACACCCTGATTTACCAATTAATGATG ATGAAAGAGATATTTCTCAGAGTATTAACAGCAGAGAAACAAGTCACTCAACTACTGAAG GAACTGTTCCAGTCAATTCATCATTAACAAGAAGACACTGGGTGGGAGCAGGCAATATGGGGGATGATGTTGATAGTTATCAGGGACATCACACGTGGCCACAGCAGCACCAAGGAAATACAGGAACGACAACATCCCACAGCTCAtcttaa
- the LOC131779476 gene encoding putative ferric-chelate reductase 1 isoform X1 — MRKSELIVSMARHYAILNKFLIPGVFAVLLSKVLLCDGRLPQQRQSVKTSLTFSADGCGKTKGCFFKPESCKSAVNKCEYFMTYKPQGSTITFELSSNTKWAAVGFNHKAVMDGTDAIICSLQNGITQVGHYSVKGYQTPSRTTQKIKGLKIEQQSYEDGTIKCRFSREKQDGVMTSDLNNNLFVIFAQGPTGKAGTGGSLREHSWKGHSMSPVNLEEIQSLEASVYDFSLLQIHAVLMVIAWVGFATIGMFIARYMKPVWGEKDLCGNRLWFQVHRAIMVITGLLTVIGVTLAFIYVGGWSKDAGAHPVIGIIVLSITIIQPIAATLRPPPYGERRWMFNWAHRSFGLIALALSVINIFLGSVLPAFHLESSAVYVMIVYLLVLAAVVMFEIYLACKQGKSVREYCVLSKPQEDEVDLTPVSASGTEIDVEKVFKLHTIMFGVLILALSIICVAMLLLITMHVEADDN; from the exons ATGCGTAAGTCTGAATTAATTGTGAGTATGGCTCGACACTACGCAATACTTAACAAATTTCTGATTCCTGGAGTATTTGCCGTTTTGCTGTCGAAAG TTTTGCTTTGTGATGGTCGTCTTCCACAACAGAGACAGAGTGTCAAAACTTCCTTGACG TTTTCTGCAGATGGGTGTGGTAAAACAAAAGGCTGTTTCTTTAAACCAGAATCATGTAAATCTGCAGTAAACAAATGTGAATACTTCATGACTTACAAACCCCAAGGATCCACCATTACTTTTGAATTAAGCAGCAATACTAAGTGGGCAGCAGTTGGATTTAACCACAAGGCTGTTATG gaTGGAACAGATGCTATTATATGCTCCCTTCAAAATGGTATCACTCAAGTTGGTCATTATTCAGTTAAGGGATATCAAACACCAAGTAGAACAACACAG AAGATAAAAGGACTAAAAATTGAACAACAATCTTATGAGGATGGAACTATCAAATGCAG GTTTAGTAGAGAGAAGCAGGATGGAGTCATGACTTCTGACCTgaacaataatttatttgttatatttgCACAAGGGCCTACAGGTAAGGCAG GGACTGGTGGATCTCTCAGGGAACACAGCTGGAAAGGTCACTCCATGAGCCCAGTGAATCTCGAGGAAATTCAAAGCCTTGAAGCATCAGTCTATGATTTCTCCCTACTTCAAATCCATG CAGTGTTGATGGTGATTGCCTGGGTGGGGTTTGCCACCATAGGGATGTTTATAGCAAGATACATGAAGCCAGTCTGGGGTGAAAAGGATCTGTGTGGCAACAGGCTCTGGTTTCAG GTGCACCGTGCTATCATGGTTATCACAGGCTTATTAACTGTAATAGGAGTAACTCTAGCCTTCATTTATGTTGGTGGATGGTCTAAG GATGCTGGTGCTCATCCTGTCATTGGCATTATTGTACTGTCAATAACTATCATACAGCCAATTGCAGCAACTCTCAGACCTCCTCCATATGGAGAAAG acGATGGATGTTCAACTGGGCACATAGAAGTTTTGGATTGATTGCCTTAGCATTATCAG tgaTAAATATATTCCTGGGTTCTGTACTACCAGCCTTCCATCTGGAAAGTTCTGCAGTGTATGTGATGATCGTCTATCTACTAGTGCTTGCAGCAGTGGTGATGTTTGAAATCTACTTGGCttgcaaacaaggaaaaagtgTTAGAGAGTATTGTGTGCTTTCTAAACCTCAAGAAGATGAAGTTGACCTTACTCCAGTTTCAGCCAGTGGAACTGAAATTGATGTTGAGAAG gtattcaAGCTACACACCATTATGTTTGGAGTTCTGATTTTGGCTCTAAGTATTATTTGTGTGGCCATGCTGTTACTGATCACTATGCATGTGGAAGCTGATGATAACTGA
- the LOC131779424 gene encoding membralin-like isoform X1, translating into MPLEGTNPLINARDRLFRALFFKMALMYARSFPPPVRLLLEMGVLMKAITCFVILGYIHNAFSRTPINCLDQIKDQWPRDGVLRVVISRNAAVSRLSENDTTRTNFTNSANITENILVNISNVGANLKSGENYSSSVGNVYDHSSNNVPQNNHLPVKDTVVPSAFELLAPIKIEEERKEEYAVEYALEYGFLRLSSESRKKLGIPVLVVELDPAVEQCFGDSLSRFLLDEFLGYDDVLMSSVKRLAEYEDNKGYLRNVVTGDHFRFVSMWMARTSYLVALVLMFIFTISISMLLRYCHHQIFVFIVNLLQMLDLNVTIAFPAAPLFTVILSLVGMEAIMSEFFNDTTTSFYIILIVWTADQYDAICCHTQQSKKFWLRFFYLYHFAFYAYHYRFNGQYSGLALVTSWLFIQHSMLFFFHHYELPVILSHQADPEEDLLADPIAALTDEVNMPAIDDIANHPALENNPHPDLPINDDERDISQSINSRETSHSTTEAGTVPVNSSLTRRHWVGAGNMGDDVDSYQGHHTWPQQHQGNTGTTTSHSSS; encoded by the exons ATGCCATTGGAAGGAACAAACCCTCTCATAAATGCCCGCGACAGATTATTCCGCGCcctgtttttcaaaatggcgctTATGTATGCTCGTTCGTTTCCTCCGCCTGTTCGCCTTCTTTTAGAGATGGGAGTGCTCATGAAG GCTATCACTTGTTTTGTAATCCTGGGCTACATACACAATGCATTTTCAAGGACTCCTATAAACTGTTTGGACCAGATCAAGGACCAGTGGCCCAGAGATGGAGTACTTAGAGTAGTCATATCACGAAATGCAGCTGTCAGCAGATTATCTGAAAATGATACTACAAGAACTAATTTCACTAATTCTGCTAACATTACAGAAAATATCCTTGTAAATATTAGTAATGTGGGAGCCAATCTTAAATCAGGAGAGAATTATTCATCATCTGTGGGGAATGTGTATGATCATTCATCTAATAATGTGCCACAGAATAACCATCTTCCTGTAAAGGATACTGTTGTGCCAAGTGCTTTTGAACTGTTAGCACCAATCAAGATCGAAG aggaaagaaaagaagaatatgCTGTTGAATATGCCTTGGAGTATGGTTTTCTTAGACTTTCCTCAGAATCCAGAAAGAAGCTGGGAATTCCTGTTTTGGTGGTTGAACTTG ACCCTGCAGTGGAGCAGTGTTTTGGAGATAGTTTGAGTCGTTTCTTGTTAGATGAATTCCTTGGATATGATGATGTATTAATGTCAAGTGTCAAAAGACTGGCTGAGTATGAAGACAACAAAG GTTATCTACGTAACGTTGTGACTGGGGATCATTTTCGCTTTGTCAGTATGTGGATGGCACGCACATCATACTTAGTGGCTCTTGTtcttatgtttattttt actatttcaatttcaatgctTTTGAGGTATTGCCATCAtcaaatctttgttttcattg TGAATTTGCTTCAGATGTTGGATTTAAATGTGACAATAGCATTCCCTGCAGCACCTTTGTTCACAGTCATTCTCTCTCTTGTGG GAATGGAAGCTATCATGTCAGAGTTTTTCAATGACACTACAACAAGCTTTTACATCATTCTGATAGTATGGACAGCTGATCAATATGATGCCATTTGTTGTCATACTCAACAGAGTAAAAAGTTCTGGCTAAG GTTCTTCTATTTGTatcattttgcattttatgcATATCATTACCGTTTTAATGGTCAGTATAGTGGACTTGCCCTCGTTACTTCATGGTTATTTATTCAG CATTCCATGCTATTTTTCTTCCATCACTATGAATTACCAGTAATCTTGAGCCATCAGGCAGATCCTGAAGAGGATCTGTTGGCAGATCCTATTGCTGCCCTCACTGACGAGGTGAATATGCCTGCTATAGATGATATTGCCAATCATCCTGCACTGGAGAATAATCCACACCCTGATTTACCAATTAATGATG ATGAAAGAGATATTTCTCAGAGTATTAACAGCAGAGAAACAAGTCACTCAACTACTGAAG CAGGAACTGTTCCAGTCAATTCATCATTAACAAGAAGACACTGGGTGGGAGCAGGCAATATGGGGGATGATGTTGATAGTTATCAGGGACATCACACGTGGCCACAGCAGCACCAAGGAAATACAGGAACGACAACATCCCACAGCTCAtcttaa